The following are encoded together in the Bradyrhizobium sp. CCGUVB1N3 genome:
- a CDS encoding GntR family transcriptional regulator, which translates to MNKHLELASDSIVDRVYEQLKAMAVSYEFKPGERLNEGELAKRLGVSRTPLREALNRLNTEGFLRFTPGKGFFCRELDAHEIFDLYELRKSIEIASVRLAIKRAREEDIDALLKFLEATGPDPGERSSVELVELDETFHERLMAMSNNAEMLRVLRNVNARIRFVRWIDMDRANRSNTQAEHRTVVEGLKARDEATCVSVLEKHIDRRLDRITSAIKEGYAQIYMPAERQAAN; encoded by the coding sequence ATGAACAAGCATCTGGAACTTGCCTCGGACAGCATCGTCGATCGCGTCTATGAACAGCTCAAGGCGATGGCCGTGAGCTACGAATTCAAGCCGGGCGAACGGCTCAACGAAGGCGAGCTGGCAAAGCGCCTCGGCGTCAGTCGTACGCCGCTGCGTGAAGCGCTCAATCGCCTGAACACCGAGGGGTTCCTGCGCTTCACGCCCGGCAAGGGCTTCTTCTGCCGCGAGCTGGATGCGCACGAGATCTTCGATCTCTACGAACTGCGCAAGTCGATCGAGATCGCCTCGGTCCGCCTCGCCATCAAGCGCGCCAGGGAAGAGGACATCGACGCGTTGCTCAAATTCCTCGAAGCCACCGGGCCCGATCCCGGCGAGCGTTCGTCGGTCGAACTGGTCGAGCTGGACGAGACCTTTCACGAGCGGCTGATGGCGATGTCGAACAATGCCGAGATGCTGCGCGTATTGCGCAACGTCAACGCCCGTATTCGCTTCGTGCGCTGGATCGACATGGACCGCGCCAACCGCTCCAACACGCAGGCCGAGCATCGCACCGTCGTCGAGGGCCTCAAGGCGCGCGACGAAGCGACATGCGTTTCCGTGCTGGAAAAACACATCGACCGGCGGCTCGATCGCATCACCTCGGCGATCAAGGAAGGCTACGCGCAGATCTACATGCCGGCGGAGAGACAGGCGGCGAATTGA
- a CDS encoding aspartate/glutamate racemase family protein translates to MTNPQNSSSRIARGGKALYGAPLGILMLEARFPRIPGDMGNGTTWPFPVLYRVVSGASPEKVVLKGAAGLLPDFIEAAKELVRLGAEAITTNCGFLALFQKELAAAVGVPVATSSLMQVPWVQATLPPGKRVGLVTVSGSTLSPAHLEGAGVPLDTPLVGTENGKEFFRVLIKAEKDDMDIAQAERDVVEAGKALVAKHPDVGAIVLECTNMPPYAAALQAEVGLPVYDIYSMITWFHAGLRPRRFG, encoded by the coding sequence ATGACCAATCCGCAAAACTCCTCCTCCCGTATCGCCCGTGGCGGCAAAGCGCTCTATGGCGCGCCGCTCGGCATCCTGATGCTGGAAGCACGCTTCCCCCGCATCCCCGGTGACATGGGCAATGGCACGACCTGGCCGTTCCCGGTGCTCTATCGCGTGGTGAGCGGCGCTTCGCCGGAGAAGGTGGTGCTGAAGGGCGCCGCCGGACTGCTGCCGGACTTTATCGAAGCGGCGAAGGAGCTGGTGCGGCTGGGCGCCGAAGCCATCACCACCAATTGCGGCTTCCTCGCGCTGTTTCAGAAGGAGCTTGCCGCCGCCGTTGGCGTGCCGGTGGCGACGTCATCGTTGATGCAGGTGCCGTGGGTGCAGGCGACCTTGCCGCCCGGCAAGCGCGTCGGCCTCGTCACGGTGTCGGGCTCGACGCTGTCGCCGGCTCACCTGGAAGGCGCTGGCGTGCCGCTCGACACGCCGCTCGTCGGCACCGAAAACGGCAAGGAGTTCTTCCGCGTCCTGATCAAGGCCGAGAAGGACGACATGGATATCGCCCAGGCCGAGCGCGACGTGGTCGAAGCCGGCAAGGCGCTCGTGGCAAAGCATCCTGATGTCGGCGCCATCGTGCTTGAATGCACCAACATGCCGCCTTACGCTGCCGCATTGCAGGCGGAGGTGGGCCTGCCTGTTTATGATATTTATTCCATGATCACGTGGTTTCATGCCGGACTGCGGCCGCGCCGGTTTGGTTAG
- a CDS encoding FAD-binding oxidoreductase: MSEGRQIAIIGAGAVGVISAIEALREGHRVTLIDPGEPGGEQAASYGNAGWLSSHSVIPPAEPGIWKKVPGYLLDPLGPLAIRWSYLPKALPWLIKYLLSGWTEARVETTAVALRALLKDAPLLHKKLADEAGVSELIERNGVMHVFPSRGNFDGDLGWRIRKRVGVEWLELSADEMRQREPELDPRYTFGVVVEEAGRCRDPGAYVAALATHALASGAKLVRAKATGLKLNGNKLVAVLTEGGEIACDAAVIAAGARSKLLTASVGDPLPLETERGYHVMIENPESGPRSSMMASDAKMVVNWTNKGLRAAGTVEIAGLDAEPNWRRAEILRDNLFSMFPKLPKNIPASRIKIWLGHRPSMPDGRPCIGYARASRDIVYAFGHGHIGLVGSARTGRLVAQLVSGKAPEIPLEPFAPSRFL; encoded by the coding sequence ATGTCGGAAGGCCGCCAAATTGCCATCATCGGCGCCGGCGCGGTCGGCGTGATCAGCGCCATCGAAGCGCTGCGCGAGGGCCATCGTGTCACGCTGATCGATCCGGGCGAGCCCGGTGGCGAGCAGGCGGCGAGCTATGGCAATGCCGGCTGGCTGTCGTCGCATTCGGTGATCCCCCCGGCCGAGCCCGGAATCTGGAAGAAGGTGCCGGGCTATCTGCTGGATCCGCTCGGTCCGCTCGCGATCCGCTGGTCTTACCTGCCGAAGGCTTTGCCCTGGCTGATCAAATATCTGCTGTCGGGCTGGACCGAAGCGCGCGTCGAGACAACGGCGGTCGCGCTGCGCGCGCTCCTCAAGGATGCGCCGCTCCTGCACAAGAAGCTGGCGGACGAGGCCGGCGTTTCCGAGCTGATCGAACGCAACGGCGTCATGCACGTCTTCCCTTCGCGTGGGAATTTCGACGGCGATCTCGGCTGGCGCATCCGCAAGCGCGTCGGCGTCGAATGGCTGGAGCTTTCCGCAGACGAGATGCGCCAGCGCGAGCCTGAGCTTGATCCACGCTACACATTCGGTGTGGTGGTCGAGGAGGCCGGACGCTGCCGCGATCCCGGCGCCTATGTCGCGGCGCTCGCCACTCATGCGCTCGCCAGTGGCGCAAAACTGGTGCGCGCCAAGGCGACCGGCCTCAAGCTCAACGGCAACAAGCTCGTTGCCGTTCTGACTGAGGGCGGCGAGATCGCCTGCGATGCCGCCGTGATCGCAGCCGGCGCGCGCTCAAAGCTGCTCACCGCATCCGTCGGCGATCCGCTGCCGCTCGAGACCGAGCGCGGCTATCACGTCATGATCGAGAACCCGGAATCAGGCCCCCGCAGCTCGATGATGGCGTCCGATGCCAAGATGGTCGTGAACTGGACCAACAAGGGCCTGCGTGCCGCCGGCACGGTCGAAATCGCGGGTCTCGATGCCGAGCCGAACTGGAGGCGCGCCGAGATCCTGCGCGACAATCTCTTCAGCATGTTTCCGAAGCTGCCGAAAAACATTCCGGCCTCACGCATCAAGATATGGCTCGGCCACCGCCCGAGCATGCCGGATGGCCGTCCCTGCATCGGCTATGCCCGCGCCTCGCGCGATATCGTCTATGCGTTCGGCCATGGCCATATCGGCCTTGTCGGCTCCGCCCGCACCGGCCGCCTCGTCGCGCAGCTCGTCAGCGGCAAGGCGCCGGAGATTCCGCTCGAACCGTTCGCACCCAGCCGCTTCCTCTGA